The Arachis ipaensis cultivar K30076 chromosome B03, Araip1.1, whole genome shotgun sequence region CGAGGAAATGAAAATGGGCTATCAGATCTTTGTCTACTTGACTTGTCGGATCTAGCATCATTCATACCAAGAAGCAAAGATGCTGCATGAGAAGAAATAATCAgtcaagaaaatgaaaagaaatgtCAAACTGCATTAATACATGACAGAGTATATTTACGTAAGGGAATGAAAACCTCTAAAACTTTGCCTAGAAGTTAGCATCCTTTACATCTTCAATTGATACATTTTCTACATGAGCAAAGAAATAATGGGCATTTGGGTCATTTGTCAAACAAGATTAAACTCAATATGTTGCTTTTCTAATGCAAGAATATGATATAGAAGAATAATATAACTAAACAGATTATGTATTCAAGACAGTAAGGCAGTGTGTTTTCGCACCGTATTTTAATGAAGAGATGGTTGATATTGTACTTTTGGCAAAAAGATATAAGCATATGTTACAAGGATGACTACTTAGCAGTCATTTTACAATTTTACAGAGACATGCTGACAGGCAAATTATTATTTTCCTAAGATAGTAATATATATTTCATAACCATAATTTACGAACTTCATAGTAAAAGTATTCATTCTTTTATCAATTAGTGTATATTTTAGTTTTCTCTCTCCATAAAAAATATGCTTAAAGACCCAGCTAACCGTATATACTTGGTATAGTTTCCAACAAGAGTAACTTCCACTACTAATTAAGGAAATAATATAATTAGGGATATGGAGTCACAAACCAGCATCATCCATATTGGTATTTGCGGCACCTTCTCTAGCTAGATCTCTGGGTGCGATTTGAAGTCCAGAATTCAACCCATTTTGAGTGGAAGTATCACCATTTGTACCAGCGGCACCACCACCAAGACTAAGAGATATCCAATCCTCATTTAGGACACCATTAGACATATTTGCCTGATCTCTCAATTCATGTTGCACTGNNNNNNNNNNNNNNNNNNNNNNNNNNNNNNNNNNNNNNNNNNNNNNNGTCATCTCCCCCAAATGCCAATGGATTGTCAACCAATCCAACATTTAAATCAGCATCCGATCGACCAGCAGAGGAATCTGGTATAAGACTACCAGACCCCAAACCAGCATCCGGAGCCAATGCATAACCATTCAATGAAGATGAGCAATTAATAGGACCATGCTGCAAATGCACCAATGCATCTGACACATCTGCATCAGGACTAAATAATTGGAATCCTGGGCCAGCCTGAGTTCCAGGTGGTAAGGACCACAAACCAAAATCATCATCATTAGGGAAAAGTCCTAAGCATGAATTACCACCAAGATTAGTGTGCTCATCATTATACGAATCAACAATTCCAGGCGGTGGCACTGAGTAACCATCTTCAGTTTCGTTGTTCTTATAGGTAATTGCAGGAGATACCAATAAATCATTATCTTCTTCAGAATCACTAAGAACAATAACTTCTGCACCACCTACCTGAGCAGAAGTGTTATTTGCAGTATAATCATATGCTAAATTAACATTATTGAGATATGGAGAATCCATCTCAATTCCGTTGGTGGTAGAATAATCAATatgcccaccaccaccaccaccaccaccaccaccacccccaccCTGATTTACACTGGGATCATCACCATCACTACTGCTCATTGGAATAACCACTTCATGATTTCCAAATACCTCTTTCAATCTATTACCAGAAGAGGTGTTTGTGTCCTCAGGTTTGCTGACTTCCCAAAGTCCATCGCGATTCTTCCTAATGCCAAGCTTTAAGCCAGTAGGACTGTCTGAAACACCCTCCTGTTTGACCAGCTTCAAAGCTTCCACTCTTCTGCCTTCTCCATCAGCCGAAACACAGAGGGACCCGTCAGGGAAGTGCCATTGTGCAAGATTCCCCAACTCCAGGCGCTCACTTTCACTCTTTGTCTTAACACGCCAAGAACCATCAGGCTTCACCTCAATATCTGTAACCTCCTCACCACAGTTTGTCATCTGTAACAGCAAAacaatttaattataattattgcTCCATCAAATATACAATTTACAAAGAcgaattattttgaaaaatacccGAGAAGTGATGCGATTGAAATAGGGATCAATAATGATATTCTCCAACGCATAGTTTTTGAGACATATTGGGCACTGCCACTGCAGAAACAATTTAATGCTTATCAGAGAGGAAAGAGGAGATGACTTGAGGTGGATTAGGCACACCAACCATCTTTATTACAGTATTACCTTCCTTGACCTTTGGTTCATTTCCACAAAAACTTCAAGATCAAAACATCCCATGTGAATACAAGGCTTGAATCTACCTGCAATCTTCATCCTTGAACCACTCATCTATTTCACCAAAATGTAGAAAAATTTAGTACCTGAACTTATTGAACAAAATAGAGTAAGAAATCCCAAACATGAAAGCCTTACCGGACAACGAAGGCTGATGCTAAAAGTGTCTGAAACCACTTCCAAATCACTGTCACTGTCAGCATTATCATCTTCATTTCCACCTCCAACACAACGACGAACTCGTGCAAGAGCATCATCAAATTGTTCACCTTCAGGTTCCTTTGGAATTATGTTTAGGATCTGAACAACAGATACTCAATTATTTCACAATAATGGGGAAAAAAATAATCATACCAGAGCAACAGCTACAAAAATCAAATCACAACTTAAAACTGTATTGGACCTGTAGGTTCAACAGTGTGACAAGCCCTAAAGTGAGACAACAATTACACAGAAAATCCAGTTAAAGTCAGTAAACTTGGTTAACAACCAGAAACCAAATCTATTTATCTAACTTTTCCAAGAAAAAGTAAGTTTCGATGTCTGGTGGACTAGACACCAAAAGCTTAGATTTAGCTAACTGAACCAAACCTCAAATGATCAGGATTTATGAGGCCTGTTTGCTACCATACGTTCCATTTTATTTGAACAAACATCTTCCTTGGTACCTAGGCAAGATGGAACTTCGGTTCCAATATTTGTGTTCTAATAGCTATTAAAAAATcgcaacagaaaataaaaaggaaaacagTTCTCATGTTCCTAATTTTAAgaaatcaacaaaaatacaacaAACATAGGAACTTCACTCCGTCATAGTTGAATCAGGAATATTAAGACCTGTGCTCAGAATTCTGAATTGGAAGTTAAGATTCATAATcaattttaaaagtatttttttttacaatttactAAGGCATAAAACGTATTATAGAAATTAactttttgaatattttattctTTGGAATCATTAATTTCCTTAGACTTATTGCCTTTTATAATATACGCTATAAAATTGATCCCCTCTCTCCGAAGGCATAGAAACCAAAACCCTATTTTCCCACTAACCCATCTACTGTTCTCTGCCGCTGTCAACCTCATCCAGAAAACTGACCCATCTCGCAACCCACCACCCTTTCAACTGGTCCACTGTCCAACCACCAAAGGCTCACAATCACGGGGGTTGCCACCCTCCCACAGTCACCGCTGATTTACTGCATCTATCAGTCTGGACAGCATTGACAGTACACCCTTGATCCAAGAGATTTGTCGTATTTACAAAACTCTACACCAAGAAGATATGGTCACACTCAGTCATCACTTCCTTGCCTTGTCAGCGGAGAGTGGCTGTTTAGTTCACAACCCTCCAAGATCCACCACTAGAACTGCATCATCACCACATAGTCATCGTTTGGCTCCAAAATGACCAAACCATAGGAATTCTGTGATTCTCAGACAATTACATCAATTCAACACATGATTCTTCTGATAAAACAGCaatattgattgattgattggggGAGACTTCCATTATGTCACATGAATCAAATTGCAGCTCAGATTATTTTGACTACAATGCTTTGGATAGATATTATAAAGAGGTAATTAGACAGCAAACTCTCCATTCCAATACAAAGCTGGATTGAAGGTACACATTCAAAGAGTTATATTAGCATTTTAATCAGCTTAGAATACAATCTACCTGTTGCATGCTGCGCCTTTTAACAATACGGACCCCCACACAAAAAATGCGAGCATCACATCCTGTTAAGGTAATCTTATTAATTCCGTCTTTTGTATATGGCGTGATCTGACAAGGAAAAATTACAGTAAGAAATTTAATAAAACCAGAAGAAATCTTTTATTGCATAAAAACTATATCCAATAGAAATGGCATTTACATAGAAAATCAGCCCTTGTTAGAACTAAAATTGGTACAACATAATTGACAACAAACTTACAATTGGACCATCATCACGCCCATTAGCCCCAAGTAATTGTGAACCAGGTCTGTTAATTGCACGAACAGGAACACCTGTTCAAGGATAGAGTTTAAAATACAACCACAATGAAGACCACTCATTACACACACATTTGATGTTTAACTTTAATGAGCTTAAATTTGCTCAACAAAATATGAAATTCAAAAATAGATCAATATAACTAAACAAAAATCCAAACTGGAAATGAGAGCaacttatataattatattaaacATACCATTGACCTGTAGGTCTGTATACTGTGGCCACTGCATCCTGAATGAAACCTTGTCGTTCAGAAGCATACACCAAGCCTAAATATGATGTCATTAATAACTGAACAAACTATATAAAAAAAGTCTACCAATTAATCTACCAGCACTTAAATACCACTATTAAAACCAACCTGAATATCAAATTCTGGTTTTGATACCAAGTCCTTGTCTGCTCTTGTCAATTGAAATGTTCTATCCACACTCTGCATTGGGTTGGATCTGAAAAAGAAATATGAGTATATGATTAAGGATCCATCTAAAAGCcacattgaaaattaaatttaaccaTAGAAACAGATAATTGATTGCATGGGACATGGTCATTGGGTATCAGTGTGTGTCTTGAGAAGAAAACCAATTTTCCTAGCCTACCTCCATTTTACGGAGATTTAAAAGCATTGGTATGAGCGAAACAGAAAAGAGAAGCCAAAATAAGTTTCCTACTTGATCAACAAAAGCAAATTCAACCGCTAATGAATTTTATTGAACAAGATATAAATAATAGCTAGCATTAATATTATGATCAATGCAAAGTGTAAAATACttgtttatataatatataataccCCAAGAACTCTGAATCTATCACTTGTTTTTTACATCTTTCAACCATTGTGGAGATTTAGTACATTATACATTCTCAGTGATACTACCTTCTACCAAATTCCAAGGCACACAACATAATTAGAAAATGCATTCACCTGGCCAAGACACACAAAAATCTCAATCACACGAACTACATCGAATTTCAATATATCCAGTGTACTCACCCATCAGTTGGATTACTTGTTATGCTCAACTTCACAGGAAACAAGGGGTGTCCCATTGAAACCCAAAACCTGTAACAGAATAAACAGAAATAAATAGATATGTAACAGCAAGAAAATGAAATGCTAAATAATGAGTAGAAAATTTTGGTCAACTATGAGAATACAGCAGATAAAGTAAGGGAAGAACCATTCAATATGCCAGGcaaacaaaagaacaaaatatTCAAATCCTTGATGGGAAAGATAGTATATAATTCTGAAGCAACAAGTTGAGTGGCAAACTCAATAAGTATCCATGTAGGATAGAGATAACTAAAAGATTACTACTAAAACCACTTCATCATAACAACGGTGAAATCAACGTCAGGAAATTCAAGATCACATTATAGGCAAATGTCAACCAGCAGAATCCCTTGAAGACATAAACATATTATTATGAAAAAATTCAACTTTATTTTGTCCAttgcatattatatatataaacatgAAGGAAATGTAAACATACGGGTCTGCACGGCTGAGTCTACAGAGTTCACAATAAAATTTATCAGGTACTGGCAGGACACCTTCCATAGGTTTTTCTGGAACAATAACACAATTTATGTGCTGCCACACATGGCATCGTGGATCGTCACACTGCAATAAGATGAGAAAAAAAGAAATTCCATAATGAAATGTCGAATATAGGAAACAAGAGGTCCTATTGAAAGTACGTGCAATTTAAAAGAACATCTGCAAATGCACAGAATATATCGAATATTACACCTTGACCAATGGATCTGTATCCAATGTACTTCCGCAGATACAGCGAATCTTTGTATCTGATTGAAAGGAATCATCTTTTTCACCTTTAATTTTCACATTACTGCTATCTGAGGCTCCCTGTCCCTTTGATGCAAGGTCAGTGGCACCAGATATCTGcatttttctgggccaaaaaaaaaaaaggtgaacgAAGAACCAACATAAACCAGACACAAATATATGCACCGCATATGACTATCTAAGTATTTTATATTAGTAGAACAGAATACCATCAAACTTGTTGCCAAGACTTACCTATATGTGTCGTCCACTAATTTTGCCACCTGTTCTTTTCCAATAGCATTCTTCTTGGCAAACATTTTGGATACTGGGGGGGAAAAGTGACAAGTTGGTTAAGTTTAACAGAACAATGAGAGAGGAACACAAGAAAACCAACTCCGCATATTAAAATCATGAAATAGTGCACAAATGCCAAATAGGTCAAATGTTTGTGATTCACCACACTGCATCTGAGAAAAAATTGCCAAGATTCCTAAACTATGCCAAACCAGCTTTAAACATAAATTTGAGGCACAAATAAAGCCATGATGGGAACAAACAGCTCAGAATTTTCTAACCAACAACAAGGGCTAACTATTGCCACAAATGAAACTACATGACCTTATCAAGAGACTCCCATCAAAACTTGAATAAAATTCAACAACACAAACTAAAATTGACAGGTTCAGCTAGATATTGGAAAAACATGTAGAAATTTTGAaggaattaaaaatttaattcctGACTCTGTTATACTTATTGCCGTATATGGATTTTatctaaaattattataaaaataaataaagaaacatAAGGCAGTGTTAGATCCTAAGATTGACCTACTTTTCGTTTGTGCATATAGTTTTTACCTTGATCATCTGAGAGCATAGATAGTATCCGATCAACAAGATCCTACAAAAGATGAAGAACAAACATCATTCATTGTATCATCCTAAGACTCCAAGACATCAAAAGGCAATAATGCATGGGATTCAAACCAAAGTTACAACagtcacaaaaacaaaaacattATTGCCTGTATTCATCAATTTTAAGAGTAGCAGACTCATTAATAGTGAGACAAGTATGCTCTTTATGCACGTAAGATGTGAATGCAGTAATCCAAATTCAATTAACATAGGTGAAAATGGCAAAATACAAAAGATTAGATTGATAAATCAATGAAAGAAATGGTGGTTCTGATGTGTTTCGCATCACCCACATTCCACAAGAGCCACGAATCAGAACATAAACACTATAAATTGGGATTTTGGAGGAAAATCCATATCAAGTTTTGTTATCTCACCTGCTTTTTTCCCTGCTTTGAAAGGCCCAACTGTGTGAGGACATCTTTGAGCTCTTTTATTCGAAAATATGCCAATTTTTCCTACAAGAGATGCCATTAAATCAGTAAAGTCGAATGACAAATCACAATGATTAATATATCACAGTGCATACAacccaaaacaaaaagaaaaatgccACAGCAAGAAGTATTCAAACCATCAAATTGTCCATGATGTATCCGCTATTAAATTACTAGTTTACATTGTCAttggggaaaaaaaaaaagaaaaaggaaaaaaacggTTAATGGAAAAATGGAAAACATAAAAGGGAAAAAACGATAAAACCTTGGTTAACCATGATAATTCCCTATAAATAAACGAAAGTAGATAAAAACTAAAACCCAACCAATGACCAAGAGTTCGAGGCACACGAGGCAGCTTCCTGAAAAATTGTCTTTCGGTATCAAtgtaaatcaaaattcaaaaaatcaaattccTAATACAGGTCCCTATTTCCTCTAGTCCTCAGATAGCCAATCACCAAGAAAAATCAAAGATTTACTCTGCATTAATACTCTTACAAAATACGCCAAGCAAGCATACAATTTGCACCCAAAAAGTAGTATCCAGAGAATCCATTGAACTAGCCATTACCAAAAACCAAATTAAACCACACAAAACGGTAACCAGTTCCCTCAAGTCATGCAAAATTAAATGAACCATTCCAATTTACTAGGAACCCTCTAGAAATTATGTTGAGGAACTATAATACCATCACTAAATCAGGATCACAAATTAcagaagaaaatttaaaaaaaatcctaaaaccttaaAACCCCACAACTAGATTGTTAAGGTGAAGCCTTTAATCACTTACCTTGCAACTGGATGCCAAATCCATCTCCACAAACCCGATAATTCAGCACAGGATCAATCAATCGAACAGCAAAGGTACAGAATCTAACGCATGCTGACCCAACCAGTCTAATCAAATCAACCCAAAAATTAAGAATCAGCAATCAATCAAATCACGAACCGTACTAAAAATtctaagtaaaaaataaaaaaaaaatgataattaaccgcacaaaaagaaaaaattggagGCCAAATCATAGAAATAGAAATGATTAAGAATTAGGGTTAGGGTGTAAGATAGGAGTATGTATGCTTACACCGACTTTGGGGATGGTGGCTGGTTTGATTGCGTGTTTGTGTGTTTTTGACCGAAGAGAATAGAAGCGAAAAAGAGACCAAAACCAGAAAAATGAATCTGCACTTAACAATGCCAAAACGAAAAGTTTCGGACCTATCGCCGATTATTCAATCCGGTTTTGTGCGGCCAACAGGTCCGGGTTGCGTTTCGCTGCGCTCTCGTGCAAAGATTATGGTGAATGctaattgaatcattcaaatctCCTATAGCATTCACCATCCAATAATATCAATATAATTTGGActaaatatgaattttatttttaagaaatctCCTATATAAAAGAATTTTACATGAATAtttaattttatgatatttaattANNNNNNNNNNNNNNNNNNNNNNNNNNNNNNNNNNNNNNNNNNNNNNNNNNNNNNNTATTTCTTATGAAAATTAGTTATTTGCTAATAGGATGATGGTGAAGACTTGCATGCAAttgtttttatataaaattaatagttaaaaatcgttaaataatttgacatatttaattaaattgtcATTTAATGGTTCTTAactatcaattttatataaaaaatgaaaacaactacgtacaaattttcaaatttgataATACATGACTAGTTGTTTTTATAAAActcttttatactttttttttcattgCTTACTCTATTGATTAAGGACTAATCTATCATGgattgaatttttatttaaagttTGTCAATGAGTTATTGTATATACAATActgtaggggtgcacatggggtcAGATTCGCCTTGACCAAGACCCGATCCTAACTGGATCTATTTTTTGAAACCTTATCCAATACTAGACTAAGTGAAATCACACTATTTTCTTATCATACTAAAATCGGGTTTATACCGGGTGAAATTCGGATCTTGATAAACTTTATGCCAAAAATTATAATAACATttatttataaagaagaaaaaaacttACTTGTTATCGAAAAGTTGATATACATATTAAAACTTGAGGGTGtttataaattctaattttataattGTTTGATCTATTTCTAAGAGAAATCTCAGGTAAGCACTTTCATTAAAACctagccagcacttaaccatcaagaAAAGAGTGTGTAATATCATACTATTAGATGTaattttacaccattaaaaatactaatgatgATTAATTAatggctataaatcacaaaatgtGCTGGGCCATATTACCACTGCTATTTCTAATTCAATAAGTTTGATTAAAAACAAAACAGTAagattgaaattaatttaaaaaaaatataccttttATAGTTCATCACGACATCACCAAAGTTTGGATCTTACAtcttttgaacctctaaattttttaaaacaattatGTTATAACATTGCAACATTCACATAATAATTAGAgtctaataataatttaaagtctGATAATAATTATtaagtttgaaaattttgaattattatgatgatcaaaaattattaaaaatattaattaaaaaattgttaTTTCAATATTTGCTTCCAATTGTTTGGTTAATATGTTTGTTAGTGTACAGATTTTAATTATTGGGGCAAAGACATTTTAAGTCCAACTTGTTATTTAAAGATTAATTAAGCCTTGTGCTAAATTACTTCATACTATGTGGCTGAATTGTTTAAAGGGATAACAAAGCTAATTAGGCCAAGAAACATGGGCACAACTCAAAACAATTTTCTTCTTAGACCAACAAAACCTTGGTCTGAATTGGAAGGAGAGAGAAGGACTCCAAGCAAGCCACGGTTATCCACTTTCTTTTGATAGtggaatttaa contains the following coding sequences:
- the LOC107629185 gene encoding E3 SUMO-protein ligase SIZ1 (The sequence of the model RefSeq protein was modified relative to this genomic sequence to represent the inferred CDS: added 43 bases not found in genome assembly), translating into MDLASSCKEKLAYFRIKELKDVLTQLGLSKQGKKQDLVDRILSMLSDDQVSKMFAKKNAIGKEQVAKLVDDTYRKMQISGATDLASKGQGASDSSNVKIKGEKDDSFQSDTKIRCICGSTLDTDPLVKCDDPRCHVWQHINCVIVPEKPMEGVLPVPDKFYCELCRLSRADPFWVSMGHPLFPVKLSITSNPTDGSNPMQSVDRTFQLTRADKDLVSKPEFDIQAWCMLLNDKVSFRMQWPQYTDLQVNGVPVRAINRPGSQLLGANGRDDGPIITPYTKDGINKITLTGCDARIFCVGVRIVKRRSMQQILNIIPKEPEGEQFDDALARVRRCVGGGNEDDNADSDSDLEVVSDTFSISLRCPMSGSRMKIAGRFKPCIHMGCFDLEVFVEMNQRSRKWQCPICLKNYALENIIIDPYFNRITSRMTNCGEEVTDIEVKPDGSWRVKTKSESERLELGNLAQWHFPDGSLCVSADGEGRRVEALKLVKQEGVSDSPTGLKLGIRKNRDGLWEVSKPEDTNTSSGNRLKEVFGNHEVVIPMSSSDGDDPSVNQGGGGGGGGGGGGGHIDYSTTNGIEMDSPYLNNVNLAYDYTANNTSAQVGGAEVIVLSDSEEDNDLLVSPAITYKNNETEDGYSVPPPGIVDSYNDEHTNLGGNSCLGLFPNDDDFGLWSLPPGTQAGPGFQLFSPDADVSDALVHLQHGPINCSSSLNGYALAPDAGLGSGSLIPDSSAGRSDADLNVGLVDNPLAFGGDDPSLQIFLPTRPAEPSVQHELRDQANMSNGVLNEDWISLSLGGGAAGTNGDTSTQNGLNSGLQIAPRDLAREGAANTNMDDAASLLLGMNDARSDKSSRQRSDSPFSFPRQKRSVRPRLYLSIDTDSE